A genomic window from Kiloniellales bacterium includes:
- a CDS encoding universal stress protein, which yields MAEKTSKAPKGSSPDEGPILVAVDFAPDSAAALLWACTYAGVVNARVVVLHVVHDPGDAPGSYMKSDEDVLRPMEDVAGEMLDQFLAELEAGHAELGALKTVEKVLVKGIPATRILEIAEARRARLIVMGSRGRTGLPHLLLGSKAERVVQMSSIPVTIVKTDKNQKNQKNQS from the coding sequence TTGGCCGAAAAAACCTCGAAGGCGCCGAAAGGCTCGAGCCCTGATGAGGGCCCGATCCTGGTGGCGGTCGATTTTGCTCCCGATTCCGCGGCGGCCCTGCTCTGGGCCTGCACCTACGCAGGTGTCGTGAATGCGCGGGTCGTTGTGCTCCACGTGGTGCATGACCCCGGAGACGCGCCGGGCTCGTACATGAAAAGCGACGAGGACGTGCTTCGGCCGATGGAGGATGTCGCGGGCGAGATGCTCGACCAGTTCCTCGCGGAGCTCGAGGCCGGGCACGCCGAGCTTGGCGCTCTCAAGACTGTGGAGAAGGTCCTGGTCAAGGGCATTCCGGCAACCCGCATTCTCGAGATCGCGGAGGCCAGGCGCGCGCGGCTGATTGTGATGGGCAGTCGCGGGCGTACTGGTTTGCCGCATCTCCTGCTTGGTTCGAAGGCAGAGCGGGTCGTGCAGATGTCGTCGATTCCAGTGACCATCGTCAAGACCGACAAGAACCAGAAGAACCAGAAGAACCAAAGCTAG